A DNA window from Flavisolibacter ginsenosidimutans contains the following coding sequences:
- a CDS encoding SDR family oxidoreductase yields MPPIFITGGTGYMGKRLIKKLVAHGYDVTALVRAGSEGKLPKGVRAIIANPFEATTFQQWIPKGAVFVQLLGVSHPSPRKKEQFRQIDLPSVKASADAALAANVSHFIYLSVAMTPTRIMQDFQEVRREGEACLLTKGFPCTFVRPWYVLGPGHLWPLLLLPFYGIAEVIPAWRQKTRAFAFVTIGQIIETLLKAITSAPPRKRIVEIRQIRKGTL; encoded by the coding sequence ATGCCTCCCATCTTCATCACCGGCGGAACGGGTTACATGGGCAAACGCCTCATTAAAAAATTAGTGGCCCACGGCTATGACGTTACGGCGCTGGTGAGAGCAGGAAGCGAGGGCAAATTGCCTAAAGGCGTAAGAGCCATTATTGCCAACCCGTTTGAAGCAACAACCTTTCAACAATGGATTCCCAAAGGGGCTGTATTCGTGCAATTGCTTGGCGTTTCGCACCCTTCGCCGCGCAAAAAAGAACAATTCCGCCAAATTGATTTGCCCAGCGTAAAAGCCTCCGCTGATGCAGCGCTTGCCGCCAACGTTTCGCACTTTATTTATCTCAGCGTAGCCATGACGCCTACCCGCATCATGCAGGATTTTCAGGAAGTGCGCCGCGAAGGCGAAGCCTGTCTTTTAACCAAAGGATTTCCCTGCACCTTCGTCCGTCCCTGGTATGTTTTAGGGCCGGGGCATTTGTGGCCCCTCCTGCTTCTGCCCTTTTACGGCATCGCTGAAGTCATTCCTGCGTGGCGGCAAAAAACAAGGGCCTTCGCCTTTGTTACCATCGGCCAAATTATCGAAACGCTGCTGAAAGCAATAACGTCCGCACCGCCGCGAAAACGCATCGTAGAAATCCGCCAAATCCGCAAAGGAACTTTGTAA
- a CDS encoding ester cyclase has product MKRVFALLLAGTALTFTACTSNTEVKGMNDKDSSGAKMSTSSASDSKEMKDERNKNIALQSIEGVNKHDPATVLKDALENTEDYGDGSGRVMKGKDSLMTMIKAWFTAFPDVKGENLKAAADGEWVVVWGNWSGTWKGDYMGQKATGKTYHLRDADIFRINDEGKITEHHSLSTWPAMAAQIGMKMQ; this is encoded by the coding sequence ATGAAAAGAGTTTTTGCTCTCCTGCTTGCAGGCACGGCATTGACCTTTACTGCCTGCACCAGCAACACCGAAGTAAAAGGAATGAACGACAAAGACAGTTCCGGCGCCAAAATGAGCACGTCTTCAGCAAGCGATTCAAAAGAAATGAAAGACGAACGAAACAAGAACATTGCCTTGCAAAGCATCGAAGGTGTAAACAAGCATGACCCGGCAACCGTTTTAAAAGACGCATTGGAAAATACCGAAGATTACGGCGACGGCAGCGGCCGTGTGATGAAAGGCAAGGACAGTTTGATGACGATGATTAAGGCTTGGTTCACCGCTTTCCCGGATGTAAAGGGTGAGAACCTCAAAGCCGCCGCCGACGGTGAGTGGGTGGTTGTTTGGGGCAACTGGAGCGGAACCTGGAAGGGAGATTACATGGGACAAAAAGCCACAGGCAAAACTTATCACCTTAGAGATGCAGACATCTTTCGCATCAATGATGAGGGAAAGATAACCGAGCATCACAGCTTGTCAACCTGGCCAGCCATGGCGGCGCAAATCGGGATGAAAATGCAGTAG
- a CDS encoding M1 family metallopeptidase, giving the protein MKKRLCILFTLFVFALCSFSQLQLPLPRNILAIYQNGTRTTDGKPGKAYWQNRANYLLHVDFDPETRLVSGTVDINYTNNSPDTLRQIWFKLYPNLYKRGTPRESKISERDLTEGLMIDSMWINNQTADKARIAVDGTNMTVNRQSVPHGANIRFRIAYHYTLNKTSHVRTGEVEPGAAFVAYFFPRIAVYDDIDGWNRHPYDGRLEFYNDFCNFDSYITVPKNFTVWATGDLQNCNEVLAPTICQRIAQAEKSNAIINVIDTTDDKQNITAKNPFNTWHFKAENVTDFVFATSDHYIWQSSSLVVDPNTGRRTRVDAAFNPKHKDYFMVADDAHKTIKAMSYVFPAWAYPYNHETVFDGLDQMEYPMMVNDNPTEGREESITLTDHEIFHTMFPFYMGINETKYAWMDEGWATIGEWIISPLIDSSIVDTYGVLPTERHLGTEADLPIIALSTETNAAYYTNSYPEPAMGYLYAKDLLGDSLFTKALHHYIEQWHGKHPVPFDFFNCMNTGSGKNLNWFWKRWFFDGGYADLAVASVKKTNTGYSILVSAKGTKPVPLDLTLTYADGTKGKVHRSIAVWEKGASSVVINVSTGRRLQSVQLGSTWVPDANKKDNVYIVK; this is encoded by the coding sequence ATGAAGAAACGGCTTTGCATTTTATTCACGCTTTTTGTTTTTGCTCTGTGTTCATTTTCGCAGTTGCAACTTCCGCTGCCGCGAAACATTCTGGCCATCTATCAAAACGGCACACGAACGACAGACGGCAAACCCGGAAAAGCCTATTGGCAAAACAGGGCGAATTATCTGCTGCACGTTGACTTCGATCCCGAAACCAGATTGGTAAGCGGCACTGTTGACATCAATTACACCAACAACAGTCCCGACACGTTAAGGCAAATCTGGTTCAAGCTTTATCCGAATTTGTACAAAAGAGGAACGCCGCGTGAATCGAAAATTTCAGAACGCGACCTAACCGAAGGCTTGATGATTGATTCGATGTGGATCAACAATCAAACTGCCGACAAAGCTCGCATTGCCGTTGACGGAACAAACATGACGGTGAACCGCCAATCGGTGCCGCATGGCGCAAACATTCGCTTCCGCATTGCTTATCATTACACGCTGAATAAAACTTCACATGTCCGCACAGGTGAGGTTGAACCCGGCGCCGCCTTCGTTGCTTACTTCTTTCCGCGCATTGCGGTTTATGATGACATCGACGGATGGAACCGTCATCCTTACGATGGCCGCTTAGAATTTTACAATGACTTCTGCAACTTTGACTCTTACATCACTGTTCCAAAAAATTTTACGGTGTGGGCAACAGGCGATTTGCAAAACTGCAACGAGGTTTTAGCGCCAACCATTTGTCAACGAATTGCACAGGCTGAAAAAAGCAACGCCATCATCAACGTCATTGACACAACGGATGACAAGCAGAACATCACCGCCAAAAATCCGTTCAACACCTGGCATTTTAAGGCGGAGAACGTAACCGATTTTGTTTTTGCCACGAGTGACCATTACATCTGGCAATCGTCATCGCTTGTAGTTGATCCAAACACTGGGAGAAGAACAAGAGTTGACGCGGCCTTCAATCCAAAGCACAAAGATTATTTTATGGTTGCGGATGATGCACACAAAACGATTAAAGCGATGAGCTATGTTTTTCCCGCATGGGCTTATCCGTACAATCATGAAACGGTATTTGACGGTTTGGACCAAATGGAATACCCGATGATGGTGAACGACAATCCAACCGAAGGGAGAGAAGAAAGCATCACGTTAACCGACCACGAAATCTTTCACACCATGTTCCCTTTTTACATGGGTATCAACGAAACAAAATACGCCTGGATGGACGAAGGCTGGGCCACAATAGGCGAGTGGATTATTTCGCCACTGATTGATTCGAGCATTGTGGATACCTACGGCGTTCTTCCAACCGAAAGACATTTGGGTACCGAAGCCGACCTGCCGATTATAGCTTTGTCAACGGAAACAAATGCGGCCTACTACACCAACAGTTATCCCGAACCGGCGATGGGCTATTTGTACGCGAAGGATTTGCTTGGCGATTCCTTGTTTACAAAAGCGCTTCACCATTACATTGAGCAATGGCACGGAAAACACCCGGTGCCTTTTGACTTTTTTAATTGCATGAATACCGGCTCGGGAAAAAATTTAAACTGGTTTTGGAAGCGCTGGTTCTTTGACGGTGGCTATGCTGATTTAGCTGTCGCATCGGTAAAGAAAACGAACACAGGTTATTCAATTCTTGTTTCAGCAAAAGGCACAAAGCCTGTGCCCCTTGATTTAACGCTAACCTACGCCGATGGCACAAAAGGCAAAGTTCATCGTTCAATAGCGGTGTGGGAGAAAGGTGCAAGTTCCGTTGTAATAAACGTTTCAACCGGCAGGCGACTTCAAAGCGTGCAATTGGGCAGCACGTGGGTGCCCGATGCAAACAAGAAAGACAACGTTTACATCGTCAAATAA
- a CDS encoding AI-2E family transporter, whose product MQSSTNRSGDRYSFPQKVWIASGIVALVVVGLLFLQATFSVLLLVLAGVLIAVFFRGLSALLRRKTGWKEGLCLIFSVIGTLLLVALLFWLIGARVQQQAVQLSDTLPATVSKAKAQLAQNPLGQKLLQKISSPGTQKKFQVVVQGFFRSTFGILGDVYVILFLGIFFTVSPKIYTKGLVHLLPVAAQETAQTVLDKIGQNLLKWLKGKLFAMLVVFVLTAVGLVLMGVPMWLVLAIIAGLLNFIPNFGPLIAMVPAVLVALMQDFTTALMVAGLYILVQVAESNFITPSVQKKLINIPPALIILAQLFVSPFAGGWGLVLATPLMVIIMILVQELYLKKREKGN is encoded by the coding sequence ATGCAGAGCTCCACTAACCGTTCCGGCGACAGGTATTCATTTCCACAAAAGGTTTGGATTGCGTCGGGCATTGTTGCCTTGGTGGTGGTAGGATTGCTGTTTTTACAGGCAACCTTCAGCGTTTTGCTCCTGGTTTTGGCGGGTGTACTCATTGCTGTTTTCTTTCGCGGACTTAGCGCTCTGCTGCGGCGAAAAACCGGTTGGAAAGAAGGCCTTTGCCTGATTTTTTCAGTCATTGGTACATTGCTATTGGTGGCTTTGCTGTTTTGGCTCATTGGCGCCAGGGTGCAGCAACAAGCGGTGCAACTAAGCGATACCCTGCCCGCTACCGTGAGCAAGGCGAAAGCACAACTTGCGCAAAATCCATTAGGTCAAAAACTGCTTCAAAAGATTTCATCGCCGGGCACGCAAAAGAAATTTCAAGTTGTGGTGCAGGGTTTCTTCAGGTCAACGTTCGGCATTCTTGGCGATGTGTACGTCATTTTATTTCTCGGTATTTTCTTTACCGTTTCGCCAAAGATTTATACTAAAGGATTGGTTCATCTTCTGCCCGTTGCGGCACAGGAAACGGCGCAAACCGTACTTGACAAAATCGGGCAAAACCTTTTGAAGTGGCTTAAAGGAAAGCTCTTTGCCATGTTGGTGGTGTTTGTACTTACAGCGGTTGGCCTTGTGCTCATGGGTGTTCCCATGTGGCTGGTGTTGGCCATCATTGCCGGATTGCTCAATTTCATTCCCAACTTCGGGCCGCTCATTGCAATGGTGCCCGCCGTATTGGTGGCACTCATGCAAGACTTTACTACCGCTTTAATGGTGGCAGGCTTGTACATACTGGTACAAGTAGCCGAGAGCAATTTCATCACGCCGTCGGTGCAAAAAAAATTAATCAACATTCCGCCGGCGCTCATCATTCTAGCCCAGTTGTTCGTGTCGCCGTTTGCGGGTGGCTGGGGTCTGGTGCTGGCCACGCCGCTTATGGTCATTATTATGATATTGGTGCAAGAACTTTATTTAAAGAAAAGAGAAAAAGGCAACTGA
- a CDS encoding DUF1622 domain-containing protein, whose product MKEWAEFITKHLSSVVEILAGFVITVALIQFLIRYLLNFARPGLEQNNQAIRIQFGSSLAIALELLLAADILATAIAPTWDDIGKLAAIATLRTALNYFLERELKTTQKPNSPVLQKTNQSDAELH is encoded by the coding sequence ATGAAAGAATGGGCCGAGTTCATCACCAAACATTTGAGCAGCGTAGTTGAGATACTGGCCGGTTTCGTAATTACCGTTGCCTTGATTCAATTTCTCATTCGTTACCTGCTAAATTTTGCCCGGCCGGGCCTGGAGCAAAACAACCAGGCCATTCGCATTCAATTCGGCAGTTCGCTGGCCATTGCACTGGAGCTTCTGCTGGCCGCCGACATCCTTGCTACTGCCATTGCGCCAACCTGGGACGACATTGGCAAACTTGCCGCCATTGCTACACTGCGCACAGCGCTCAATTATTTTTTGGAACGCGAATTAAAAACAACACAAAAGCCAAACAGTCCCGTGCTTCAAAAAACCAATCAATCGGATGCAGAGCTCCACTAA
- a CDS encoding polysaccharide pyruvyl transferase family protein, producing the protein MTPENSFAEEEQQKVLIAGWFSFEHGHATGGDILALEVTREWLRDAGYVNCDIAFDPPFAGGVNWRTVDAKAYSHVIFVCGPFEQKIYEAEFLAHFSSCRLVGLNLSIPAHLSEWNPFDLLYERNSTKAVRPDMVFLSKRAKVPVVGVCLVEPYPGGLDREANEAIQRLVDSREVAVVYIDTRLDVNGTHLRTPAEIESLIARVDVLLTTRLHGAVMAIKNGVPVVPIDPEAGGAKIVDQMKRIGWPFVFTADALNDEALTKAFDYCFTEEARTKAQACRLFAIETLEETRKDFISQLNSNGSLEENFLLRTKKNKRPAWAETLLKEAAQTETASKKNKAKSLAKKAVLLLLPGIVFYAAKRMRRR; encoded by the coding sequence ATGACGCCTGAAAACAGTTTCGCCGAAGAAGAACAGCAAAAGGTATTGATTGCCGGCTGGTTCAGCTTTGAACACGGCCACGCTACTGGCGGCGATATTTTAGCGTTGGAAGTTACCCGTGAATGGCTGCGCGACGCAGGATATGTTAACTGCGACATTGCTTTCGATCCGCCGTTTGCCGGCGGCGTGAACTGGCGTACGGTTGATGCAAAAGCCTATTCGCACGTCATTTTTGTTTGCGGCCCGTTTGAGCAAAAAATATACGAAGCCGAATTTCTTGCCCACTTTTCTTCCTGCCGCTTAGTGGGATTAAATCTTAGCATACCGGCGCACCTGAGCGAGTGGAATCCTTTTGATCTTTTGTACGAACGCAACAGCACCAAAGCCGTCCGGCCCGATATGGTTTTTTTATCAAAGAGAGCGAAGGTTCCCGTTGTGGGTGTTTGCCTGGTTGAACCTTATCCCGGTGGCTTGGACAGAGAGGCTAACGAAGCCATTCAACGTCTCGTTGATTCCCGCGAGGTTGCTGTGGTTTACATTGACACAAGGCTTGACGTGAACGGCACGCATTTACGCACACCCGCGGAAATTGAATCGTTGATTGCGAGAGTGGACGTGTTGCTTACAACACGTTTGCACGGTGCGGTGATGGCTATCAAAAACGGCGTGCCGGTTGTGCCCATTGATCCGGAAGCCGGCGGTGCTAAAATTGTTGATCAAATGAAAAGAATCGGCTGGCCATTTGTGTTTACCGCCGATGCCTTGAATGACGAAGCACTGACTAAAGCCTTTGATTATTGCTTCACGGAGGAAGCTCGTACAAAGGCACAAGCCTGCCGGCTATTTGCAATTGAAACGCTGGAAGAAACACGAAAGGATTTTATCAGCCAGCTAAACAGCAACGGTTCGCTGGAAGAAAATTTTTTATTGCGAACGAAAAAGAACAAAAGGCCGGCTTGGGCCGAAACCTTGTTGAAAGAAGCGGCACAAACCGAAACCGCGAGTAAAAAAAACAAAGCAAAAAGCCTGGCGAAGAAAGCTGTTCTCCTGCTTCTTCCGGGCATCGTTTTTTATGCTGCTAAACGAATGCGAAGGCGCTAA
- a CDS encoding polysaccharide deacetylase family protein, giving the protein MNLRQFVKRFLRSPKVVVLMYHRVANVEADPWQLAVSPENFEAQLKLLRKKYKVITPQQLLKQNPRWRLGKNRVCITFDDGYLDNFTTAKPLLEKYRCPATFFITTHSLQTAKPYWWDELQEIIFSAPKLPSPFLLEIAGTKIVCELENGGTLTSGQEAKQKEWIWSDEPPTQRCRLYFSLWEKMRSLPQSEIEASLVQLKEMIGGMKMTLHDSMPMTIINLKDMSRQTLFQIGLHTHTHPVLSDHSFAFQQKELEENKKILEQVCGYPITILSYPHGRFNDDTLALAKDLKLTAAFTTMPEPAMSYSPPHKLGRYQVLNWNEEAFDSFLKKTFAS; this is encoded by the coding sequence ATGAACCTGCGTCAATTCGTAAAAAGATTTTTACGTTCTCCAAAAGTGGTGGTGCTGATGTATCACCGCGTAGCAAATGTAGAAGCCGATCCCTGGCAGTTGGCTGTTTCGCCAGAGAATTTTGAAGCGCAGCTAAAATTATTAAGGAAGAAATACAAGGTCATTACACCGCAGCAATTGTTGAAGCAAAATCCTCGCTGGCGATTGGGAAAAAACCGCGTTTGCATTACGTTTGACGATGGTTATTTAGACAATTTTACAACGGCAAAGCCACTGCTTGAAAAGTATCGTTGCCCGGCAACGTTTTTTATTACCACGCATTCTTTGCAAACAGCAAAGCCTTATTGGTGGGATGAATTACAGGAAATTATTTTTTCGGCACCAAAACTTCCTTCGCCTTTTTTGTTAGAAATAGCCGGAACGAAGATTGTTTGTGAATTGGAAAACGGCGGCACATTGACGTCCGGACAGGAAGCCAAACAAAAGGAATGGATTTGGTCAGATGAGCCGCCAACGCAACGCTGCCGGCTTTATTTTTCATTGTGGGAAAAGATGCGCTCCTTGCCGCAAAGTGAGATTGAAGCATCGCTTGTTCAATTGAAGGAAATGATTGGTGGAATGAAAATGACCCTGCACGATTCAATGCCAATGACAATTATAAATTTGAAAGACATGAGCCGTCAAACGCTTTTCCAAATTGGTTTGCACACGCATACGCATCCTGTTTTATCCGATCATTCTTTCGCTTTTCAGCAAAAGGAGCTGGAAGAAAATAAAAAGATATTAGAACAAGTTTGCGGTTATCCAATCACTATCTTGTCTTACCCGCACGGACGTTTTAACGATGATACGCTTGCCCTTGCCAAAGACCTGAAACTTACCGCTGCGTTTACCACAATGCCAGAGCCCGCAATGTCTTATTCACCTCCTCACAAACTTGGCCGTTACCAGGTATTGAATTGGAATGAAGAAGCCTTTGACTCTTTCTTAAAAAAGACCTTTGCTTCCTGA
- a CDS encoding glycosyltransferase, whose product MSEPKRLSVIITSYNHAHYLPQAISSAMQQDYANKEIIVVDDGSTDNTKEVVARFPDIKYVYQTNTGLSAARNTGIDHSTGEYLVFLDADDWFLENAFSKSVAALEANHDAAFAYGTHIKLNEKNEELPSKEKQDIAQKHYGHLLVHNFIAMHAAVFYRRWVFDKFRFDTNLKACEDYDLFLKITRNHPVVYHQHKVAAYRKHSENMSGNVSLMIETGLKVMQRQLPFLQNEEERKQSAKGMLFWKSYYGSELHAQLLKESFLRIDKKRRQDLLSLFACGKRLFLDYTTLKLRMGIKSFIRRKTPAILLSLLHSNGFYKGYKPATGKIRRGDFNTTQPFSTNFGYERGGPVDRYYIENFLAKNAADIKGRVLEIGDNEYTLRFGGDKVIKSDVLHVEDNNAKATFIGDLSNAPQLPGNTFDCIVLTQTLHLIYNHVDALHTCYRILKPGGVLLLTVPGITHIDRGEWHDYWYWAYTQAAINRMLKEVFPADYVQTETFGNVLVATAFLYGMGLPEMKKEEMDAHDPHYQVIITARAAKPVL is encoded by the coding sequence GTGTCCGAACCCAAGCGGCTTTCTGTCATCATCACTTCATATAATCATGCGCACTATTTGCCGCAAGCCATTAGCAGTGCTATGCAGCAAGATTATGCCAACAAAGAAATAATCGTGGTTGATGACGGCTCAACCGATAACACAAAAGAAGTCGTGGCCCGGTTTCCTGACATAAAATACGTGTACCAAACCAACACGGGACTTTCTGCCGCACGCAACACCGGCATTGATCACAGCACGGGTGAATACCTTGTGTTTTTAGATGCCGATGATTGGTTTTTGGAAAATGCGTTTAGCAAAAGCGTTGCAGCCCTGGAAGCAAATCATGACGCCGCCTTTGCTTACGGTACGCACATAAAGCTGAACGAGAAAAACGAAGAATTGCCGTCGAAAGAAAAACAGGACATTGCCCAAAAGCATTACGGTCATCTTCTTGTTCACAATTTTATCGCCATGCACGCCGCTGTGTTTTACCGCCGGTGGGTGTTTGACAAGTTTCGTTTTGACACAAACTTAAAGGCCTGCGAAGATTATGACTTGTTTTTAAAAATCACCCGCAATCATCCTGTTGTTTATCACCAACACAAGGTGGCCGCTTACCGCAAGCATTCCGAAAACATGTCGGGCAATGTTTCGTTGATGATAGAAACCGGATTAAAAGTGATGCAGCGGCAACTGCCGTTTTTGCAAAACGAAGAAGAAAGGAAACAATCTGCAAAAGGAATGTTGTTTTGGAAATCCTATTACGGCAGCGAGCTTCACGCTCAACTTTTAAAAGAATCTTTTCTCCGGATTGATAAAAAACGAAGGCAGGACTTGCTTAGTTTGTTTGCCTGTGGCAAGCGTTTGTTTCTTGATTACACAACTCTAAAATTGCGTATGGGCATCAAATCATTCATTAGAAGAAAAACACCGGCAATCCTTCTTTCGTTGTTGCACAGCAACGGTTTTTACAAAGGCTACAAACCCGCAACGGGTAAAATTCGCCGCGGTGACTTTAATACCACACAACCTTTTAGTACAAACTTCGGTTACGAGAGAGGCGGCCCCGTTGACCGATACTACATTGAAAATTTTTTAGCAAAGAACGCAGCAGACATCAAAGGCCGTGTGCTGGAAATTGGCGACAACGAATACACGCTTCGCTTCGGCGGCGATAAGGTTATAAAAAGCGATGTATTGCACGTAGAAGACAACAATGCAAAAGCCACTTTTATTGGCGATTTGAGCAATGCACCCCAGTTGCCAGGCAACACGTTTGATTGCATTGTGCTTACACAAACGCTTCATCTTATTTACAACCATGTTGATGCCTTGCACACTTGTTATCGCATTTTAAAACCCGGCGGCGTGCTGCTGCTAACTGTGCCCGGCATCACGCACATTGACCGCGGCGAATGGCACGACTACTGGTATTGGGCATATACACAAGCTGCGATAAATCGAATGTTGAAAGAAGTTTTTCCGGCTGATTATGTCCAAACGGAAACCTTTGGAAACGTACTTGTAGCCACTGCTTTTTTATACGGCATGGGTTTGCCCGAAATGAAGAAGGAAGAAATGGACGCACACGATCCGCATTACCAAGTCATAATCACCGCCAGAGCCGCAAAGCCAGTTTTATGA
- a CDS encoding RDD family protein, with translation MSVVRVATNFNIDIEFTAPPFHRRLAAWVIDIVVLIFYVIVASKFLSWFSDQLGYSEKNDVMRWAVTMLATLPFLLYHVVMEATMNGQSVGKKIMGIKVISENGGRPSLGQFIIRWLIRTSDYMLLIIIIVMVILSSSGMALETETYMALSGAVALLLIDLILVNTRKQQRLGDILAHTVLINTKQRERLTDTVFLEVADTYVPRYPQIMRLSDRDINSLKGIIDMARKHRDHNMAFMAAEKIKGHLQIETTLEPIEFLEILLKDYNYLSTN, from the coding sequence ATGAGCGTTGTTCGCGTAGCCACAAATTTTAATATAGACATTGAGTTTACCGCTCCGCCTTTTCACCGGCGCCTGGCTGCTTGGGTGATAGACATTGTGGTGCTGATTTTTTACGTGATCGTCGCTTCAAAATTTCTTTCCTGGTTTAGCGATCAATTGGGTTACTCCGAAAAAAACGACGTGATGCGTTGGGCGGTAACGATGTTGGCGACATTGCCCTTTTTGCTTTATCACGTGGTGATGGAAGCCACCATGAACGGTCAAAGCGTCGGCAAAAAAATCATGGGCATCAAAGTGATTTCTGAAAACGGCGGCCGGCCATCGCTTGGGCAATTCATCATTCGTTGGCTCATTCGCACTTCCGATTACATGCTGCTCATCATCATTATCGTGATGGTGATTTTAAGTTCAAGCGGCATGGCATTGGAAACCGAAACTTACATGGCTCTTTCGGGTGCGGTTGCCCTTTTGCTCATTGATTTAATTCTTGTAAACACACGCAAACAACAAAGACTCGGCGATATTCTGGCGCATACGGTTCTCATTAACACCAAGCAAAGAGAAAGGCTTACCGATACGGTTTTTTTAGAAGTGGCTGATACCTATGTGCCGCGCTATCCACAAATTATGCGGTTAAGCGATAGAGACATTAACTCACTAAAAGGCATCATTGACATGGCCCGCAAACACAGGGACCACAACATGGCCTTTATGGCCGCTGAAAAAATCAAAGGCCATTTACAAATTGAAACAACCCTTGAACCAATAGAGTTTCTGGAAATACTGCTAAAGGATTACAATTATCTTTCAACCAATTGA
- the proS gene encoding proline--tRNA ligase, producing the protein MSKELTSRSEDYSQWYNDLIIKGSLADYSAVRGCMVIKPYGFALWENMRDQLDRMFKETGHQNAYFPLFVPKSLFEAEEKNAEGFAKECAVVTHYRLKTDPSSPGKLMVDPEAKLEEELVVRPTSEAIIWNTYKDWIQSYRDLPILINQWANVVRWEMRTRLFLRTAEFLWQEGHTAHASKEEAIEETEKMLEVYATFAEDFMALPVIRGIKTPGERFAGAEETYCIEALMQDGKALQAGTSHFLGQNFAKAFDVKFLSKENKQEYVWATSWGVSTRLIGALVMAHSDDSGLVLPPRIAPLQVVIVPIYKGEEQKTQIGEKADELIKKFKAAGIRVKYDDNENTRPGWKFAEYELKGVPVRIALGARDLGASVVEVARRDTKEKTSVPLEGIETYIINLLEEIQQNLYNRALKFREENTIEVDNWNEFVRLLDEKPGFLSAHWDGTAETEEAIKEKTKATIRCIPLHNKKEEGRCILTGRPSSQRVIFARAY; encoded by the coding sequence ATGAGCAAAGAGTTGACGTCACGTTCGGAAGATTACTCGCAGTGGTACAATGATCTCATCATAAAAGGCAGTCTTGCAGATTATTCCGCAGTTCGCGGCTGCATGGTGATAAAACCCTATGGCTTTGCGCTGTGGGAAAACATGCGAGACCAGTTGGACCGCATGTTTAAAGAAACCGGCCACCAGAACGCTTACTTTCCTTTGTTTGTTCCAAAAAGTTTGTTTGAAGCCGAAGAAAAAAATGCAGAAGGCTTTGCCAAAGAATGTGCGGTGGTAACGCACTACCGGTTAAAAACCGATCCTTCGTCGCCGGGTAAATTGATGGTTGACCCCGAAGCAAAGCTGGAAGAAGAATTGGTGGTGCGACCAACTTCTGAAGCCATCATCTGGAACACGTACAAAGATTGGATTCAATCCTACCGCGACCTGCCGATTCTCATTAACCAATGGGCTAACGTGGTGCGTTGGGAAATGCGTACACGTTTGTTTTTGCGAACGGCTGAATTTCTTTGGCAGGAAGGACATACCGCACACGCTTCAAAGGAAGAAGCCATTGAAGAAACAGAAAAGATGCTGGAAGTGTATGCCACCTTTGCCGAAGACTTCATGGCGCTTCCCGTTATTCGGGGCATTAAAACACCCGGCGAACGTTTTGCCGGCGCCGAAGAAACCTACTGCATTGAAGCCCTGATGCAGGACGGAAAAGCTTTGCAGGCCGGCACTTCGCACTTCCTCGGGCAAAACTTTGCAAAGGCATTTGACGTAAAATTTTTAAGCAAGGAAAACAAACAAGAATACGTTTGGGCTACGTCATGGGGTGTAAGTACGCGATTGATTGGTGCGCTTGTAATGGCACATAGCGATGACAGCGGGTTGGTTTTGCCGCCGCGTATTGCGCCGTTGCAAGTTGTTATTGTTCCCATTTACAAAGGCGAAGAACAAAAAACACAAATAGGCGAGAAGGCCGATGAATTGATAAAGAAATTTAAAGCGGCTGGCATTCGCGTAAAATACGATGACAACGAGAACACAAGGCCGGGATGGAAGTTTGCGGAATACGAATTAAAGGGCGTGCCCGTGCGCATTGCGCTTGGCGCAAGGGATCTGGGGGCCAGCGTTGTCGAAGTAGCGCGTCGCGATACAAAAGAAAAAACATCCGTTCCGCTGGAAGGCATAGAAACCTACATCATAAACCTTCTGGAAGAAATTCAACAGAACTTGTACAACCGTGCCTTAAAGTTCAGAGAAGAAAATACAATTGAAGTGGACAACTGGAATGAGTTTGTAAGACTGCTGGACGAAAAGCCCGGCTTTCTTTCGGCACATTGGGACGGCACCGCCGAAACCGAAGAAGCCATCAAAGAAAAAACCAAGGCCACCATCCGTTGCATTCCGCTTCACAACAAAAAGGAAGAAGGCCGTTGCATTTTAACGGGCAGGCCGTCGAGCCAGCGGGTAATTTTTGCGCGGGCTTATTAA